In Rhodamnia argentea isolate NSW1041297 chromosome 11, ASM2092103v1, whole genome shotgun sequence, one genomic interval encodes:
- the LOC115746965 gene encoding CDPK-related kinase 5 — protein MGLCTSKPTSQTDLSSPTSGQRGIAVANGVVPSKDERNPNSSSVNGGDPGNHVPKEESGGDKKEGDENGRKSPFFPFYSPSPGHYFFSKKSPARSPANASANSTPKRFFKRPFPPPSPAKHIKAALALRRGGTVKPNEAAIPEGSEVGAEGRVTGLDKSFGFSKNFGSKFELGDEVGRGHFGYTCYARSKKGELKGQQVAVKVIPKAKMTTAIAIEDVRREVKILRALTGHDNLVQFYDACEDHDNVYIVMELCEGGELLDRILSRGGKYSEDDAKAVLIQILNVVAFCHLQGVVHRDLKPENFLFSSKDESSTLKAIDFGLSDFVRPDERLNDIVGSAYYVAPEVLHRAYTSEADVWSIGVIAYILLCGSRPFWARSESGIFRAVLKADPSFDEQPWPSLSSEARDFVKHLLIKDPRKRMTAAQALSHPWIKNYKDIKVPLDILIFKLMKTYMRSTALRRAALRALSKTLTGDELFYLNEQFALFEPNKNGTIGFENIKMALMRNATDAMKESRVPDFLTSLSALQYRRMDFEEFCAATLSVHQLEALDRWEQLARSAYEIFEKEGNRAIVIDELASELGVSSSVPVYAVLHDWIRHTDGKLSFHGFLKLLHGISSRSLAKAS, from the exons atgggaCTCTGCACTTCGAAGCCTACTTCCCAAACCGATCTCTCCTCTCCCACATCCGGGCAAAGGGGAATCGCCGTCGCTAATGGCGTGGTCCCGTCCAAGGACGAGCGGAACCCTAATTCGAGCTCCGTCAATGGCGGCGACCCCGGCAACCACGTCCCTAAGGAGGAGTCCGGGGGTGACAAGAAGGAAGGCGACGAGAACGGGAGGAAGTCGCCCTTCTTCCCGTTCTACAGCCCTAGCCCGGGGCACTACTTCTTCTCGAAGAAGTCTCCGGCGCGATCTCCGGCCAACGCTAGCGCGAATTCCACGCCCAAGCGGTTCTTCAAGCGGCCGTTCCCCCCGCCGTCGCCGGCGAAGCACATTAAGGCCGCGCTCGCGCTGCGGCGCGGAGGGACGGTGAAGCCGAACGAGGCGGCGATCCCGGAAGGGAGCGAGGTGGGGGCCGAGGGGCGGGTGACCGGGCTCGACAAGAGCTTCGGGTTCTCGAAGAACTTCGGGAGCAAGTTTGAGCTTGGGGACGAGGTTGGGAGAGGGCATTTTGGGTATACTTGCTACGCAAGGTCCAAGAAGGGTGAACTTAAGGGTCAACAGGTTGCTGTGAAAGTCATACCAAAAGCCAAG ATGACGACAGCGATTGCTATTGAGGATGTGAGAAGGGAGGTCAAAATATTGAGAGCTTTGACTGGACATGACAATCTAGTGCAGTTTTATGACGCATGCGAAGACCATGATAATGTCTATATTGTAATGGA GTTATGTGAAGGAGGGGAACTCTTGGATAGAATACTTTCGAG GGGCGGGAAGTACTCGGAGGATGATGCAAAAGCTGTTTTGATACAAATACTAAATGTTGTTGCTTTTTGCCACCTGCAAGGCGTGGTGCATCGGGATTTGAAACCCGAG AATTTTCTATTCTCATCGAAGGATGAAAGCTCAACATTGAAGGCCATAGATTTTGGTTTGTCAGATTTTGTGAGACCAG ATGAAAGGCTAAATGATATTGTTGGTAGTGCATACTATGTAGCTCCTGAAGTTCTCCATAGAGCTTACACTAGCGAGGCAGATGTCTGGAGCATAGGCGTAATTGCATATATTCTGCTCTGTGGCAGTCGTCCTTTTTGGGCCCGAAGTGAGTCCGGAATCTTTCGAGCTGTTCTAAAAGCTGATCCAAGTTTTGATGAACAACCTTGGCCTTCTCTATCCTCTGAGGCAAGAGACTTCGTGAAGCACTTATTAATTAAAGATCCCAGGAAAAGGATGACAGCTGCTCAAGCTCTAA GCCATCCGTGGATAAAGAATTATAAAGATATCAAAGTGCCTCTTGATATTCTTATATTCAAACTCATGAAAACATATATGCGTTCAACCGCACTCAGGAGAGCTGCTTTAAGG GCTTTATCCAAAACATTGACTGGAGATGAGCTATTTTATCTGAACGAGCAGTTTGCTCTATTTGAACCAAACAAGAACGGTACCATAGGATTTGAAAACATTAAAATG GCCTTGATGAGGAATGCAACGGATGCTATGAAAGAATCTCGTGTCCCAGATTTCTTGACATCA CTTAGTGCACTTCAATATaggaggatggattttgaagagTTTTGTGCAGCTACTCTAAGCGTCCATCAACTTGAAGCTCTTGATAGATGGGAACAACTTGCTCGTTCTGCctatgaaatttttgaaaaagaaggaaaccgGGCTATTGTCATTGATGAGTTGGCTTCG GAACTAGGTGTGAGCAGTTCAGTCCCTGTGTATGCTGTACTCCACGATTGGATCAGACACACGGATGGAAAGTTGAGCTTCCATGGCTTTTTGAAATTGTTGCATGGCATCTCAAGTCGAAGTCTGGCAAAAGCTTCGTAA